One Lacticaseibacillus rhamnosus genomic window carries:
- a CDS encoding MetQ/NlpA family ABC transporter substrate-binding protein, translating to MRSWKKLVLVGAALLALVSVTACGKTTSSTATSSNKTIVIGSSGSDYQIWQHIAQSPQAKKAGVKLKVKQVADGNVTNSATAEGQLDVNAFQSYAYFEQYNKANPSQKLAALGTTYLEPMGLYSKKYKRLNQLPDGATIGISNDPANATRGLLLLAAAKLITLKPDFNALSTVKDIQSNPKHLKFKEVDPSVQVLPDLDAGLISNTRALDGGLNVLKDSLVHEKLGQDTRANVNILVTAVKNKNKPELKKLVTLYHNSTIQAWIKKTFSGTKIEVNKPISYLQKK from the coding sequence ATGCGAAGTTGGAAAAAATTAGTGCTAGTCGGTGCGGCGTTGTTGGCGTTGGTCAGCGTGACAGCTTGTGGAAAAACTACCAGCAGTACGGCGACTTCGAGCAACAAGACGATTGTAATTGGCAGCAGTGGCTCGGATTATCAGATCTGGCAACATATTGCGCAATCACCACAAGCTAAAAAGGCTGGTGTGAAGCTCAAAGTCAAACAGGTGGCAGACGGCAATGTAACAAATTCGGCAACCGCTGAAGGGCAGTTGGATGTCAATGCGTTTCAATCTTACGCGTATTTCGAACAGTATAACAAGGCAAATCCAAGTCAAAAGTTGGCGGCGCTTGGTACAACTTATTTAGAGCCGATGGGATTGTATTCCAAAAAATATAAGCGATTAAATCAGCTTCCTGATGGTGCAACGATTGGTATTTCCAATGACCCGGCGAATGCGACGCGCGGTTTGTTGCTGCTGGCTGCGGCCAAGTTGATTACGTTAAAGCCGGATTTTAATGCCTTGAGTACCGTCAAGGATATTCAAAGCAATCCGAAACATTTAAAGTTCAAAGAGGTGGATCCTTCAGTTCAGGTATTGCCTGACCTAGATGCAGGATTGATATCAAATACGCGTGCTTTGGATGGTGGGCTAAATGTTTTAAAGGATTCGTTGGTGCATGAGAAGCTGGGTCAGGATACTCGTGCCAACGTGAATATTTTGGTGACGGCGGTTAAAAATAAAAACAAGCCCGAACTTAAAAAGTTAGTCACGCTTTATCACAACTCAACGATTCAGGCCTGGATCAAGAAGACTTTTTCTGGTACTAAAATTGAGGTGAATAAGCCGATTAGTTATTTACAAAAGAAATAG
- a CDS encoding glycoside hydrolase family 31 protein → MNQKNQIVGEQYRFTVITDKMIRMEYQPEGQFEDATTQIVTNRDFAQPKFKVYRDMDGFAVQIETDSFHLYYRDGEFNGANLFIDTKYNYQTHYSRWHYGDSDPKNLLGTARTLDGADGSIPLAPGIMSKNGFAILDDSQSMLQSGSTIRNRSVAEVDIYGFAYGHDYRAALRDYYQLTGFPPSVPRFALGNWWSRFYPYTQKTYLDLMERFQKSGIPISVAVLDMNWHITDIPAKYGSGWTGYTWNRSLFPDPVKLLQTLHAQGKRVTLNVHPAAGIRPSEAQYQAVAKAVGIDPASQRPVLFDLNNRQFVKAYFNLVHHPLELEGVDFWWIDWQQGKARSRTQIDPLWTLNALHFLDQQQEKGDQALILSRYAGPGSHRYPIGFSGDSIASWQSLKFQPYFTATATNIGYTWWSHDIGGHMHGHYDPELSLRWLQFGIFSPIMRLHSSDNPFMGKEPWNYDAVITKTMIRFMRLRAQLVPYLATADILTHQKGRALIEPIYYRDSEAEEAYQFKNEYFFGSEMLVVPITSPSDETTGLASVKGYVPAGTWTDFFTQQIYTGPAVVKFHRNSEDYPVLVRSGGIIPLAVDPMAPVDTLPGAMTIKLFPGERNKYVLREQTASGMAQTKFTWDPKTKIFTIKVSDPANIIPTERVYQLEAIGYEGYLDPIDGHKDHELTLKLKPQDHQGAKLARVFTILQHAKLGFDLKKQLWQAIKDMPRAKAALALTSLAPESLSDALLEILLNDEA, encoded by the coding sequence TTGAATCAGAAAAATCAGATTGTCGGGGAGCAATATCGTTTTACCGTTATCACAGATAAAATGATTCGCATGGAATATCAACCCGAGGGTCAGTTTGAAGATGCAACAACACAGATCGTCACAAACCGTGATTTCGCACAACCTAAATTCAAAGTTTATCGCGATATGGACGGATTTGCTGTTCAAATTGAGACTGATTCGTTTCATCTTTACTATCGGGACGGCGAATTTAATGGAGCTAACTTATTTATTGACACGAAATATAACTATCAGACTCACTATTCTCGGTGGCATTACGGAGATAGTGACCCTAAGAATTTGCTGGGAACGGCTCGAACATTGGATGGTGCAGATGGTTCCATTCCGCTTGCACCAGGGATAATGTCAAAAAACGGCTTTGCAATATTGGATGATTCGCAAAGTATGTTACAATCCGGTTCAACTATCCGCAATCGGTCGGTTGCTGAGGTTGACATTTATGGATTTGCGTATGGTCATGATTATCGTGCGGCATTGCGAGATTATTATCAATTAACAGGTTTTCCCCCTTCTGTCCCGCGCTTCGCACTTGGTAATTGGTGGAGTCGCTTTTATCCATATACGCAAAAAACTTACCTCGACTTGATGGAACGCTTTCAAAAGTCGGGCATACCAATATCCGTTGCGGTACTGGATATGAATTGGCATATCACAGACATTCCAGCTAAGTACGGAAGCGGATGGACAGGATATACTTGGAATCGATCATTATTTCCCGACCCGGTTAAATTGTTACAGACACTGCATGCACAAGGTAAACGTGTCACACTTAATGTGCATCCAGCTGCGGGAATACGTCCGTCTGAAGCCCAGTATCAAGCGGTTGCGAAGGCAGTTGGGATTGACCCTGCCTCGCAACGGCCGGTGTTATTCGATTTGAATAATCGGCAATTTGTTAAAGCCTATTTCAATCTTGTGCACCATCCACTTGAACTGGAAGGGGTTGACTTTTGGTGGATTGATTGGCAGCAGGGAAAAGCACGATCGCGAACTCAGATTGACCCGTTGTGGACATTAAACGCATTGCATTTCTTGGATCAACAACAAGAAAAAGGGGATCAAGCGTTAATTCTCTCACGCTATGCAGGACCGGGAAGTCATCGATATCCAATCGGTTTTTCAGGGGATTCGATTGCCAGTTGGCAGTCGTTGAAGTTTCAGCCTTATTTCACCGCGACAGCCACGAATATTGGTTATACGTGGTGGAGCCATGATATTGGTGGACACATGCATGGTCATTATGATCCGGAGCTTTCACTAAGATGGTTGCAGTTCGGTATTTTTAGTCCAATCATGCGTCTTCACAGCTCAGATAATCCGTTCATGGGAAAAGAACCATGGAATTACGATGCTGTCATAACTAAAACGATGATTCGATTCATGCGTCTGCGGGCTCAATTAGTTCCCTATTTAGCTACGGCCGATATATTGACCCATCAAAAAGGCCGCGCCCTCATCGAGCCGATTTATTACCGTGATTCGGAGGCTGAAGAGGCCTATCAGTTCAAAAATGAATACTTTTTTGGCTCAGAGATGCTTGTCGTGCCGATCACCTCGCCTAGTGATGAAACGACTGGGTTAGCAAGTGTGAAGGGCTATGTGCCAGCCGGTACTTGGACAGACTTCTTTACACAGCAAATATACACTGGCCCAGCTGTCGTGAAATTTCATCGAAATAGCGAAGATTATCCGGTTTTGGTACGTTCTGGGGGAATTATCCCACTGGCAGTTGATCCGATGGCACCGGTTGATACGTTACCGGGCGCAATGACAATCAAACTTTTTCCGGGTGAACGAAATAAGTATGTTTTGCGGGAGCAGACTGCTTCAGGGATGGCTCAGACAAAATTTACTTGGGATCCGAAAACAAAGATATTTACGATTAAAGTAAGCGATCCTGCTAACATCATTCCGACTGAACGAGTATATCAACTGGAAGCTATTGGCTATGAGGGCTACCTAGATCCGATTGACGGTCACAAAGACCATGAACTGACACTTAAACTGAAACCGCAAGATCATCAAGGCGCCAAATTGGCTCGTGTTTTCACCATTCTGCAGCATGCCAAACTTGGATTTGATCTCAAGAAGCAGTTGTGGCAAGCCATTAAAGATATGCCAAGAGCTAAGGCTGCTTTGGCGCTGACAAGTCTCGCACCTGAGAGTCTAAGCGATGCCCTGCTGGAAATACTTCTAAACGATGAGGCTTAA
- a CDS encoding PTS sugar transporter subunit IIA, with the protein MERTIVLASHHRLADGLKDTLEFISGGSQDVVAMAAYLDNQPVEKQVDTLMAALPADRDVIVLTDMTAGSVNQKFFRYRTRPHTHIISGMNLPLALGVTMEPTDQYISDSRIDALIQEAKNAIVNVNEIQVEADDDDE; encoded by the coding sequence ATGGAACGCACAATTGTATTAGCATCGCATCATAGACTGGCAGATGGATTAAAAGATACGCTGGAATTTATTAGTGGTGGCAGTCAGGATGTTGTGGCCATGGCAGCGTATTTGGACAATCAACCTGTTGAAAAGCAGGTTGATACATTGATGGCAGCTTTGCCCGCTGATCGTGATGTGATTGTACTGACTGATATGACAGCAGGAAGTGTCAATCAGAAGTTTTTCCGATATAGAACCCGTCCGCATACTCACATCATTAGTGGCATGAATTTACCACTTGCTCTAGGCGTTACAATGGAGCCTACTGATCAATACATCAGTGATTCACGTATTGATGCTTTAATTCAAGAAGCCAAGAACGCCATTGTCAATGTTAATGAGATACAAGTTGAGGCGGATGACGATGATGAATGA
- a CDS encoding glycoside hydrolase family 13 protein: MNEIPWWKNSVVYQVYPKSFNDSNGDGIGDLNGITEKLDYLADLGVDVLWLNPIYRSPQVDNGYDISNYRDIEPQLGTMADFEQLLHAAHDRQLKIILDLVVNHTSDQHPWFKAAKSSVSNKYHDYYIWKKPVDNHVPNNWGSSFGGSAWAYEKDLGEYYLHLFARQQPDLNWKNPKVRQEVYELMRFWLDKGVDGFRMDVISLISKDPAYPDGPLIQGKVYGSYYAGAANGPKVHNYLQEMHEQVLSHYDIMTVGETPHTTAEQAQLYTAANRHELDMVFHFDHMHLDYGKYGKFSTNRFKLVDLKAVLARWETTLAQVDGWNSLYWSNHDQPRPVTRFGDEGQYRIRSAKMLGTVLHMLQGTPFIFEGEELGLKNVRFDHLNQYNDLETKNIFSELTNQHHESPEAAMEAIYLHSRDNARTPMPWDGSQKGGFTTGKPWLELNPDHQQINAEKDLADSDGVYHYYQRLIKLRHEEPLVTTGDFELLAPDDPDLFIYLRRGKNETLLVAGNFSESQRRWPLPDALQNKQVTTLISNVPIAKRVGKIITLPPFGSVVYKLQ; encoded by the coding sequence ATGAATGAAATTCCTTGGTGGAAAAACAGCGTTGTTTATCAAGTTTATCCGAAGAGTTTCAACGATAGCAATGGTGATGGGATTGGTGATTTAAACGGAATTACCGAAAAGTTGGATTACTTGGCCGATTTGGGCGTGGATGTGCTCTGGCTGAATCCGATTTATCGGTCGCCACAAGTTGACAATGGTTATGATATCTCAAATTATCGTGATATTGAACCGCAGCTAGGGACTATGGCTGATTTTGAACAGCTCTTACACGCTGCTCATGATCGGCAGTTAAAGATTATCTTGGACCTGGTGGTTAATCACACATCAGATCAACATCCATGGTTCAAAGCGGCAAAATCGTCGGTGTCAAACAAGTATCACGATTATTATATCTGGAAAAAGCCGGTTGATAACCATGTTCCCAATAATTGGGGTTCGAGTTTTGGTGGCTCGGCATGGGCTTATGAGAAAGACTTGGGCGAATATTACTTACACCTTTTCGCAAGACAGCAGCCGGATCTCAATTGGAAAAATCCCAAGGTCCGGCAAGAAGTTTATGAGCTTATGCGCTTTTGGTTGGATAAAGGCGTCGACGGCTTCCGAATGGATGTTATTTCGCTAATCTCCAAGGACCCTGCTTATCCGGATGGCCCATTAATTCAAGGTAAGGTGTATGGCAGTTATTATGCTGGCGCAGCGAACGGACCTAAGGTTCACAATTACTTACAGGAAATGCATGAACAGGTTTTGTCGCATTACGATATCATGACAGTTGGTGAGACACCGCATACGACAGCCGAACAGGCCCAACTATATACAGCAGCGAATCGCCACGAGCTGGACATGGTTTTTCACTTTGATCATATGCATCTTGATTATGGCAAATATGGAAAGTTCTCAACGAATCGGTTTAAACTAGTTGATCTTAAAGCGGTGTTGGCTCGTTGGGAGACCACATTAGCGCAGGTCGATGGGTGGAACAGTTTATATTGGAGTAATCATGATCAGCCGCGCCCAGTTACACGTTTTGGAGATGAAGGTCAATATCGGATTCGATCAGCCAAGATGTTAGGGACAGTGTTACACATGCTTCAAGGAACGCCGTTTATTTTTGAAGGTGAAGAACTTGGCCTGAAAAATGTTCGCTTTGATCATTTGAATCAGTACAACGATCTTGAAACTAAGAATATCTTTAGCGAACTGACTAATCAACATCATGAAAGTCCTGAAGCTGCGATGGAAGCCATTTATCTCCACTCGCGAGATAACGCCCGCACACCAATGCCGTGGGACGGGAGCCAAAAGGGGGGATTTACAACCGGAAAGCCGTGGTTAGAACTAAATCCCGATCATCAACAAATTAATGCTGAAAAGGACTTAGCAGATAGTGACGGTGTCTATCACTATTATCAACGCTTGATTAAGCTGCGACATGAAGAACCGTTAGTTACAACTGGCGATTTTGAATTGTTGGCTCCAGATGATCCCGATTTGTTTATTTATCTCCGAAGAGGTAAAAATGAAACGTTATTAGTAGCTGGAAACTTCTCGGAGTCACAACGAAGATGGCCATTACCAGACGCCTTGCAAAATAAGCAAGTAACCACTTTAATTAGCAACGTACCAATAGCTAAACGAGTTGGCAAGATCATCACACTACCACCATTTGGTAGCGTTGTTTATAAACTTCAATGA
- a CDS encoding putative holin-like toxin, with protein MSDFEALSLMIMAALLLIAVIELVLKLIDRD; from the coding sequence ATGTCCGACTTCGAAGCTTTGAGTCTCATGATCATGGCCGCACTATTGTTGATTGCCGTGATCGAGTTGGTTCTAAAGCTAATCGATCGAGACTAA
- a CDS encoding putative holin-like toxin, with protein MSDFEALSLMIMAALLLIAVIELVLKLIDRD; from the coding sequence ATGTCCGACTTCGAAGCTTTGAGCCTCATGATCATGGCCGCACTATTGTTAATCGCCGTGATCGAGTTGGTTCTAAAGCTAATCGATCGAGACTAA
- a CDS encoding PTS mannose/fructose/sorbose/N-acetylgalactosamine transporter subunit IIC, with protein sequence MPHILQDILIILLASYATLDNQGITIMNYWPVTVGLFAGLIMGDLPTAMTIAGTFQLMSLGVAGLGGASVPDYGLATIVGIYLSARTGAGLGAAVAVGLPVGLLTIQLDVLIKIINNFIAHKAQAYAHAKEFNKMRMINWLGPLFFGLKNFIPMILIVTVGPSAISALLKIIPKWLTNGLTIAGSMLPVVGIGMLMHYMPLKKYIWVLMIGFVMSAYLKVPILGVAIIGLALAIYTYQNLISASKKREVAAANNAGTTDDDEGDDYDE encoded by the coding sequence ATGCCCCATATTTTGCAGGATATTTTAATTATTTTGCTGGCCTCGTATGCCACCTTGGACAACCAAGGGATTACGATTATGAATTATTGGCCAGTGACGGTTGGGCTTTTTGCGGGTTTGATTATGGGAGACTTACCCACTGCAATGACGATTGCCGGAACATTTCAGTTGATGAGCCTCGGAGTTGCAGGTTTAGGCGGTGCTTCGGTTCCTGATTATGGCTTGGCAACAATAGTGGGAATCTATCTCTCGGCACGTACAGGAGCTGGTTTGGGAGCTGCTGTGGCAGTTGGACTGCCGGTTGGCCTACTCACTATTCAATTGGACGTTTTGATTAAGATTATCAATAACTTTATCGCTCATAAAGCTCAAGCATACGCACATGCCAAAGAATTTAACAAAATGCGTATGATTAACTGGCTTGGACCGTTGTTCTTTGGACTTAAAAACTTTATTCCGATGATTTTGATTGTTACAGTCGGACCTTCAGCCATTAGTGCCTTGTTAAAGATTATTCCTAAATGGTTAACTAATGGACTAACGATTGCCGGCAGTATGTTGCCTGTTGTCGGGATTGGTATGTTGATGCACTATATGCCCCTGAAAAAATATATTTGGGTTCTCATGATTGGCTTTGTCATGTCGGCTTATCTGAAAGTGCCAATTCTGGGGGTTGCAATTATTGGCTTAGCACTTGCAATCTACACGTATCAAAATCTGATCAGCGCTTCTAAGAAGAGGGAAGTTGCAGCTGCTAATAATGCAGGTACTACGGATGACGATGAAGGAGACGACTACGATGAGTGA
- a CDS encoding PTS system mannose/fructose/N-acetylgalactosamine-transporter subunit IIB, with the protein MTVVLARVDQRLVHGIVVNQWSAEVQPKRYMVIDDVVSQDENVKASMRLSKPAGTGMSIIDTEKALTNFKAGKYDAQRVFVIAKEPDTMLKLLDAGIEIPRVDIGIIFAEDGRTQISKFVSVNQQEVNDFRALEKRSVPVNIRYVPADAPIPLERALEGKTIQ; encoded by the coding sequence ATGACAGTTGTATTAGCTCGAGTAGATCAACGTTTAGTTCATGGTATCGTTGTCAATCAATGGTCGGCTGAAGTGCAGCCGAAGCGTTATATGGTGATTGACGATGTTGTCAGTCAAGATGAAAACGTGAAGGCTAGCATGCGATTAAGCAAACCAGCTGGTACCGGGATGTCAATTATCGATACTGAAAAGGCCTTGACTAATTTTAAAGCCGGCAAGTATGACGCACAGCGAGTTTTTGTCATTGCAAAAGAACCTGACACGATGTTGAAATTATTGGATGCTGGTATTGAGATTCCGCGTGTTGATATCGGTATTATTTTTGCGGAAGACGGTCGAACTCAAATCAGTAAATTTGTTTCAGTCAATCAGCAAGAAGTTAACGATTTCAGAGCATTAGAAAAGCGCAGTGTACCAGTGAATATTCGCTACGTACCCGCTGATGCCCCAATACCATTGGAAAGAGCACTTGAAGGGAAAACCATTCAGTAA
- a CDS encoding PTS system mannose/fructose/sorbose family transporter subunit IID, giving the protein MSDAQPKLTKKERHSAILRYMAMGVNNFNYETQQGPSVVWAFSKVLRKIYPDDDEYVAALDNHFKYFNTTTAMAGMILGATLAMEERDGIKSKDAVQALKTSLMGPFAGVGDTIIWILLPTIMGSIAGYMALQGNPLGAIIWILVDILLFWIRIKLFDIGYDSGVKLVTTMANQLSAFTEAASVMGITVVGTLIATVVKVYTPLQFQFGKVKLAMQTGILDKIMPALLPALVAWMVYKLLGSKKWTPNRVIILILVIALVGSFFGILGVQPTK; this is encoded by the coding sequence ATGAGTGATGCACAACCAAAATTGACAAAAAAAGAACGTCATAGCGCCATCCTTCGTTACATGGCGATGGGAGTTAACAATTTTAACTATGAAACTCAACAAGGTCCGTCAGTTGTCTGGGCATTTTCAAAGGTTTTGCGGAAAATTTATCCTGATGATGACGAATATGTAGCAGCGTTAGACAATCACTTCAAATATTTCAACACCACGACTGCAATGGCAGGTATGATTCTTGGTGCGACTTTGGCGATGGAAGAACGCGATGGAATAAAGTCTAAGGATGCCGTGCAAGCGTTAAAGACTTCCTTAATGGGACCGTTTGCTGGCGTAGGTGACACCATTATCTGGATTTTGTTACCGACAATTATGGGATCTATCGCCGGATATATGGCATTACAGGGAAATCCATTGGGGGCTATTATTTGGATCTTAGTGGATATATTGTTGTTCTGGATCCGTATTAAGCTTTTTGATATAGGATATGATTCCGGGGTTAAATTAGTAACAACGATGGCAAACCAACTGAGTGCCTTCACTGAAGCGGCTTCAGTCATGGGAATTACGGTTGTCGGCACACTAATTGCCACCGTGGTGAAGGTCTATACACCGCTTCAGTTCCAATTTGGCAAGGTTAAGTTGGCGATGCAAACCGGTATTTTGGATAAGATCATGCCGGCATTATTACCAGCTTTAGTGGCCTGGATGGTTTATAAATTACTTGGGTCTAAAAAATGGACTCCGAATCGGGTTATCATATTGATTCTGGTTATTGCACTCGTCGGTTCATTTTTTGGCATTCTAGGCGTACAGCCAACAAAATAA
- a CDS encoding aminoglycoside adenylyltransferase domain-containing protein, protein MSVDKTNQLLALLKTSYTSILTTNLVGIYLHGSYVMGCFNPAVSDLDFLVVINSPLSNKAKASIMHVTLEKLWPLSPAKGLEFHILLKQDLSTFSEPVPFDFHFSKMHYQEYLREPAKYINQMHGTDPDLTAHLMIVNQYGQVLTGEPIAEVFAPVPAQAYLKSILYDVGNADTTIINQPMYTILNLCRALAFKNERLVTSKSSGGEWALATLSPKWRPLIKLALNEYQSGSGRVSEYQATELKAFAGYMLKRLVN, encoded by the coding sequence ATGAGCGTGGATAAAACCAATCAATTATTGGCACTTTTAAAAACCAGTTATACAAGCATCTTAACTACCAATTTAGTCGGTATTTACTTGCACGGATCCTATGTCATGGGCTGTTTCAACCCGGCAGTAAGCGATTTAGACTTTCTTGTTGTTATCAATAGCCCGCTAAGTAACAAAGCTAAGGCTAGTATCATGCATGTAACACTTGAGAAGCTTTGGCCTTTGAGTCCGGCAAAGGGATTGGAATTTCACATTCTTCTTAAACAAGACCTATCTACTTTTTCCGAACCCGTTCCCTTTGATTTTCATTTTTCAAAAATGCACTATCAAGAGTATTTGCGCGAACCAGCAAAGTATATTAATCAAATGCACGGAACCGACCCCGATCTCACGGCACATTTGATGATCGTCAATCAATATGGTCAAGTTTTAACCGGGGAACCAATCGCCGAAGTTTTCGCACCAGTTCCTGCCCAAGCGTATTTAAAAAGTATTCTTTATGACGTTGGCAACGCAGACACTACAATTATTAATCAGCCAATGTATACGATTTTAAACCTATGCCGGGCATTGGCGTTTAAAAATGAACGCCTCGTCACATCAAAGTCTTCCGGTGGGGAGTGGGCACTGGCAACGTTATCCCCCAAATGGCGCCCACTCATCAAGCTGGCGTTAAACGAATATCAATCTGGAAGTGGACGTGTGAGTGAATATCAGGCGACTGAGTTAAAAGCCTTTGCTGGTTATATGTTAAAGCGGCTTGTAAATTAA
- a CDS encoding LacI family DNA-binding transcriptional regulator — MATISEVAKLAGVSVSTVSRIINNKPHVSPSKAALVAEAMKKLGYQPLQAARQMRGSGSQTIAVTVPYITNPFFSELVAAIERTADERSYKTVIVQTFGQKSHERNALDFLKTNQVDAVIMCAIENDWDLIKQYRQYGLIAVCNEYVADSDTLMVRADQESGMYAGAKYLLNRGYRKLAFCTGQKAIRYNSEAEDLNSDRYRGYLRALQEFNLEPVMEWQFTDINTIADGQKLLQRLMVMKKRPDAVIAGSDQVAAGIIAEAQTMQLKVPEDLAVLGFDDQPLSRVVARPLTTIHQPVHEIGDRIANMVADALEGKSIEVKEVVLPLSLVVRQSV; from the coding sequence CATTAATAACAAGCCCCACGTATCACCAAGCAAAGCAGCGCTGGTAGCAGAAGCAATGAAGAAACTGGGTTATCAGCCTCTGCAAGCAGCACGACAAATGCGGGGGTCTGGATCACAAACCATTGCGGTGACAGTACCATATATTACAAATCCGTTTTTCTCTGAGCTGGTAGCAGCAATCGAACGAACAGCTGATGAGCGGTCATACAAAACCGTAATTGTTCAAACATTTGGTCAAAAGAGTCACGAGCGCAATGCGTTGGATTTTTTAAAGACGAATCAGGTTGATGCTGTAATCATGTGTGCGATCGAAAATGACTGGGACCTGATTAAACAATACCGGCAATATGGCTTAATTGCGGTCTGCAATGAATATGTGGCTGATTCAGATACATTAATGGTACGTGCTGATCAAGAAAGTGGCATGTATGCTGGTGCTAAATACCTGTTAAATCGTGGTTATCGAAAGCTTGCCTTTTGTACGGGACAGAAAGCCATTCGTTACAATTCGGAAGCGGAGGATCTCAACAGCGATCGGTATCGCGGTTATCTGCGAGCTTTACAGGAATTTAACTTAGAGCCTGTCATGGAGTGGCAGTTTACGGATATCAATACGATTGCTGATGGTCAAAAGTTATTGCAGAGGCTCATGGTAATGAAGAAACGTCCAGATGCTGTTATTGCTGGCTCCGATCAAGTGGCCGCTGGTATTATTGCCGAAGCTCAAACTATGCAATTAAAGGTTCCGGAAGATCTGGCTGTTTTGGGTTTTGACGATCAACCGTTAAGTCGAGTTGTGGCACGGCCCTTAACAACGATTCATCAGCCGGTTCACGAAATTGGGGATCGAATCGCAAATATGGTAGCGGATGCGTTAGAAGGCAAATCGATTGAAGTCAAGGAGGTCGTATTGCCCCTTTCTCTGGTTGTTCGGCAGTCGGTCTAG